The sequence GATCGGTTCCGGCGGAGATCACCTGGGTCACCATCTTTTGCTCATCCTGGCGCAGCGGAGAACCCAGCAGTTCGCGCAGGCGGGCGTTCTCTTGCTTCAGTTGCCCCAATAGCAGCAGGTCGCTGTTTTTCATCAGCAGCTCCTGGCGCAGCGCGTTATTTTCCAGTCCCAGCTGTTCACGACTGGCCAGAGATTCAGACATGTTATCCAGCATTTGGCGCGGGCCATTGGCCAGAAAATAGAAAGGGCTGACGGCGGTATCCATGTAGGTTCTGATTTTAACGAACGCACCGAGCCGACTGTCAGCAATAATCACCAAAATCGCGGTGACGACAGCAAGAAAAAGTCGCAGTTGCAGGGAAGGTCCCCTGCTAAAAATCGGCTTCATAAAATTTGCGTATTCCTTTCCTCGACAGCAGCAATAAATCGCCTGGAGCGATTTTCAACGTCGCTTGCGACGGCCCGCAGGGTGGCGGGCAGGGATAGCCCGCCATAAAAAATCGCCTGGAGCGATTTTCAACGTCGCTTGCGACGGCCCTCAGGGTGGCGGGCAGGGATAGCCCGCCATAATAAATCGCCCGGCGCGATTTTCAACGTCGCGCGGGGCGGCATAAAAAAAGGGGCCGCCGTGCGGGATGAAAAACCTGCGCTTTCCCCCATACGGCCCCCCTTTCCCGAACGAATTATTCTTCGCTGAACAAATCGCCGCCGTGCATGTCGATCATTTCCAACGCTTTACCGCCGCCACGCGCCACGCAGGTTAACGGATCTTCAGCCACTACCACCGGGATGCCGGTCTCTTCCATCAGCAGGCGGTCCAGATTGCGTAGCAGCGCGCCTCCGCCGGTCAGCACCATGCCGCGTTCGGAAATATCGGAAGCCAGCTCCGGCGGACACTGTTCCAACGCCACCATCACCGCGCTGACAATACCCGTAAGCGGTTCCTGCAAGGCTTCCAGAATCTCATTGGAGTTCAGGTTAAAGCCGCGCGGTACGCCTTCGGCGAGATTACGGCCGCGAACCTCAATTTCCAGCACCTCATCGCCCGGATACGCCGAACCGATCTCATGCTTGATGCGCTCCGCCGTCGCTTCACCGATCAGCGAACCGTAGTTACGGCGAACATAGTTGATAATCGCCTCATCAAAGCGGTCGCCGCCGATACGCACGGACGAAGAATACACCACGCCGTTGAGTGAAATCACCGCGACTTCGGTGGTGCCGCCGCCGATATCCACCACCATGGAACCGGTGGCTTCGGAGACCGGCAAGCCCGCGCCAATCGCCGCCGCCATCGGTTCTTCAATCAGGAACACTTCGCGCGCGCCGGCGCCCTGCGCCGATTCGCGAATCGCCCGGCGCTCCACCTGCGTGGCGCCGACGGGCACGCACACCAGCACCCGCGGGCTCGGACGCATAAAACTGTTGCTGTGCACCTGCTTGATAAAGTGCTGCAACATTTTTTCAGTCACGAAGAAATCCGCAATCACGCCGTCCTTCATCGGGCGAATGGCGGCGATATTACCGGGCGTACGGCCCAGCATCTGTTTAGCGTCATGGCCTACGGCGGCGACGCTTTTCGGAGAACCGGCACGATCCTGGCGAATAGCGACCACCGAGGGTTCATTCAGTACGATGCCCTGCCCTTTAACATAAATCAGGGTATTGGCGGTACCCAGGTCGATGGACAAGTCGTTGGAAAACATGCCACGAAATTTCTTAAACATAACGAAAGGATAATCCTGCAAGCTGGGGGCGAAAAATAAATCCGCCTACTTTACCAACCACACGAAGCAGCGACAAGGCACTAAAACGCTCTGCTTCGGTGAAAAAAAGTCTGTGTTGCGCAACGTCGGTCTTGCAGAGAAATAGGACGCGAAACGCCTTTTCTCCGGACGGCAAGGCAGATTATCACTCTCCGCCCGACGGAATAGCACTAACACAGGACATAAAATCTCACATTTAATCGGATTACAGCTAATGTAAGCGCACACTAACTAAAACAAAAGCCGACTCATTCTACGTCAATTCGAACAGGACTTTTACACTAAACGCGATAGTGCGGTGAATATTTTTTCAGCTCATGACTCACCGGCACCGACGCGGCAAAAAAATCGCCCTGTCCGCCGTAAACGCCCTTATCCAATAACGTGCGCCACTCTTCTTTGGTGCGCACGCCGGCGGCAAAAACCTTGGTTTGCGTTCCCTTACAGGCTTCCGTCAGGCTTTGCACAAATAACTGATTTTCCGGACGGCGTTCAAGGCTGCGCACCAGGCCCGGATGAAGCTTGATGATTTCCACCTGCAATGACTTGATATAGGTCGTACTGACCAGCGTCAATCCCGCCTGGGTAACCGCCAGCCGGCATCCCAGCCCCAGGATAAGATTCAGCGCCGGACGCAAACGGCCGATATATTGACAGACGTCTGCCTCCGCAAGTTCAAATAAAATGCATTGTCGTTGCTTTTTAGGATATTGCAGCAACGTTTCCTGCAGCCAGCACAGAAATGTCTTCTGTAAAAGCGAGTCCACGCTAACCG comes from Brenneria nigrifluens DSM 30175 = ATCC 13028 and encodes:
- the mreB gene encoding rod shape-determining protein MreB, giving the protein MFKKFRGMFSNDLSIDLGTANTLIYVKGQGIVLNEPSVVAIRQDRAGSPKSVAAVGHDAKQMLGRTPGNIAAIRPMKDGVIADFFVTEKMLQHFIKQVHSNSFMRPSPRVLVCVPVGATQVERRAIRESAQGAGAREVFLIEEPMAAAIGAGLPVSEATGSMVVDIGGGTTEVAVISLNGVVYSSSVRIGGDRFDEAIINYVRRNYGSLIGEATAERIKHEIGSAYPGDEVLEIEVRGRNLAEGVPRGFNLNSNEILEALQEPLTGIVSAVMVALEQCPPELASDISERGMVLTGGGALLRNLDRLLMEETGIPVVVAEDPLTCVARGGGKALEMIDMHGGDLFSEE